TCATCAGCAAACTTTTTACAGTAGCCTTCGTTTTCAAGGTCAAGAAGGGCTTTGTACTCCCAGGGCATATCCTCGTGAGTATCACGAAAACTTACCCCGTAGCCTCGTTCAGCGAGTTTGTCTTTAATCCAGGTTTTGATCGCTTGAAACTTCTCTGAGCTGGTATCGACTTTTGATAGATCAGGGACAGGATGCTTGATTTTAGCAATATGAGAATGGATGTATTGTCCCAGATTGACGCAGGTCTGCTTTGACTTGTCGATTTTGTCATTGAAGATGATAAGCCCCTGCCAATCAGGATTATTTCTATTCCAATCAATGACAGACAAAGCTTCAATCAGGTATGAGGTCTCATCGATCCAATTTGTCTGAAGGGATTTGATGAACATGTTTCCAAAGTGCCCGATCGCGATAAGAGTGATTGCATGTCCAGAGACTGTGTTTTGCCGAATATCTGAGGCTGCAACTCTTCTTTCAAAAACATCCTGCCAGTCCTTCATGTGGGTAAAAACAGCCTCCCAGAATCTGATACCTACTCGTACCTGTTCTTCAAAGGGGATAAAAGTCGTGGAGAAGAGTGCCTGGTTTGCAGCATCAATGCCGTTAAGGGTGAAAAGCTTGCTTGATTTTGCAGCAACACTTGTCCTCTCCATATCTGTGTAGCGTTTCAAAACCTCAACCCCTTCAATAATGTCACGAGTCACATCAGCTTTTTTGTCCCTATGGTTATAGAGAAGGTTGATTGAAGAGTTTGGTTTACTGCCGTGTGAGTTCAGGTCAGAGAAAACCTGCTGCGCTCTTTCAAGGGTTGTATAGAGGAAGAATACAACGGGAAGCGACTCGTCTCCCAAGTCTGGATCGTCCTCAAAAGCTTTTATGCAGCCTCTAACTCGATGCTGTCCATCGCAGATAAGGAATTTTGATTGCATATCCACTTTGAGCGACCCAAAATCAGTATTTTCGGATGCAGGCTGAAACTCCATGCTTCCAAGCCCAGGAATGTCGAGCATGACAGTGACGGAGTTAAAAACGTAGGATGAGCGATTCTCTACCAAGTAATCCTTAATTTTTCTTGCTCGAGCCTCGTTTAGAATCCGTTGTGCACGAAGTTCTGGGGGAACATCTTCAGAATCAAAGGCAAAAAGCTTTGAAAGTAGCCGGATAGGGATCATGCCAGTGTAAAACTCTCTTCCCGCTTGAATTCCTCGAATTGCTGGGAACGTATAGAAGTGAGCAGGAGCTAAGGAGGATTCAGTTTTCTGAGTTCGTCTAGCAGTTGCTCGTGTGGTCGGAGCCATAACTAAAAGCCTTGTTTTCTATTTTTGTATTGCGATCGATTGAACTGTTGAGTGGGCTATGTGTTTGCTCTCTCCCAGCTTTTTTTCATTTGATTTTGAGCAGCTGTTTCATTTCAGTAGTTGAGAGGTGTTTATTTTTGCCGTGAGCGTCTCTCCATTTGATTTGGTTATCTGAGCAAAGCTTTCGGAGTTTTTGAGCATTGAGCTTTGGTTGAGCTGAGACTTTATCAGAAACTTTAAGGGTAGGGTTAGAGGCGATCGCTTTTGGATAGGAGCGAGTTAGGGATGGGATTTTT
This DNA window, taken from Trichocoleus sp., encodes the following:
- the dndB gene encoding DNA sulfur modification protein DndB gives rise to the protein MAPTTRATARRTQKTESSLAPAHFYTFPAIRGIQAGREFYTGMIPIRLLSKLFAFDSEDVPPELRAQRILNEARARKIKDYLVENRSSYVFNSVTVMLDIPGLGSMEFQPASENTDFGSLKVDMQSKFLICDGQHRVRGCIKAFEDDPDLGDESLPVVFFLYTTLERAQQVFSDLNSHGSKPNSSINLLYNHRDKKADVTRDIIEGVEVLKRYTDMERTSVAAKSSKLFTLNGIDAANQALFSTTFIPFEEQVRVGIRFWEAVFTHMKDWQDVFERRVAASDIRQNTVSGHAITLIAIGHFGNMFIKSLQTNWIDETSYLIEALSVIDWNRNNPDWQGLIIFNDKIDKSKQTCVNLGQYIHSHIAKIKHPVPDLSKVDTSSEKFQAIKTWIKDKLAERGYGVSFRDTHEDMPWEYKALLDLENEGYCKKFAD